The region AATATGCTGAAACTAGAATCAAAGAGCTCCAGCTCTTAATAAATCACTGGAGGCTAACCGAATTAGAAAATTCAGATACTGTTATGAGAGTTCTTTCTACTAGCAGAACAGCGGAAAATAATAGTGACTGTATTGCTGCTTAATATATAATTCTAATATCCTTAAATTGCAGATGATTAAAGATAAGCTGAGTTGTTCTGAGAAAATAAGAATTTATTTATATCCATCTTTAACAATATTTGCTATGGCATTCTTTACTACATTATTTTTTCCCATATCTGAAGAATTTAAAAATAAAACAAAATGTACATTATTAGCGAACAAGCATTTAGTTAAAACTATGTCTGAACTTCGCGTAATAAACTCCGGTCTAACTAGACAGGAGATAGGATTTGTTCGCGCATATCAAATGTGTAATAGCCCAATTGATATTTAATTATATAGATGATTAATGACTCTTCAAAGCTAAAGAAAGGTCAAAAACTTAAGGTTGACCTTGATAAGTTAAACGATCGTTTACCCAAAAACGTTCTTAATCTGCTAAAAAATGAGCCCATAGGATTATTAGTGGGATATAAAATGGTAGATGGTAATCAGTTTGGACTAGTACTTCAATTAAAATCTGGACTTAATCAATGGTTTTTTGAAGATGAGCTATGCGAAATTGAAGATGATTAAATTTAAAGACACTCATCAATACGAATAGATAGTTTATGTATAATCTCTTTATGAATAATGAAGCAAAGCATTGGAAAATATGGCTGGATAAATTTCTGGTTTACAACCTTTTTCTTGTAATTATATTTTGTTTATTCTTTATTCTAACTATCTGTGCAAACATCTTCGGTTATAATCTTCCTTATCAGATATTTCAGCGTATCTGGTTACCTTTAATTATCCCATCAATTTCTATATTTTTTACAGCTGTACTATTCCAAGAATTGTATAACTACCTTAACAAAGAAAGTTAATTATGTTGATAGAAGTTTTTACTCATAGTACACCTTTTATTATATTTATACTTATACTAATATCCATATTTTTTGGTATTAAATCTAAAAGCAAGAACAATAAGTAATGATCAATTAACTAATAAATATCCAGATATTCAAAGTATATTTAATTTAGATTCTATGCAACTAACATATCTTCTAAATCAAGCTCCTGCATTAAAGGTATAAGTGCATCTAACAAATCTTCTTCGGATTCGAAACCTAAATCCTCGACAGAATCATTTCCTAATGAAGCCTTGTCTTCAAATTGCTGATGCATAATATTAATGCGTTGATTTTAAAATAGAATATTAATTCAGTTTTTAACTTATATATATTGATATCCAAACGAATTATTTGTGAAAA is a window of Prochlorococcus marinus subsp. marinus str. CCMP1375 DNA encoding:
- a CDS encoding DUF2862 domain-containing protein; translated protein: MINDSSKLKKGQKLKVDLDKLNDRLPKNVLNLLKNEPIGLLVGYKMVDGNQFGLVLQLKSGLNQWFFEDELCEIEDD